GCTGCGGGCGCTCAAGCCCCGCACGCCCGCGGACTTGCTGGAAGCGTTGGTCGATGCCTTTGCCACGGTCACCAGGCACGACATGCGGGGCTGGTTCCGTCACTGCGGGTATCAGGTCGCACTCACTTGAAAATTGCTATAGGGCATCTCTGCACGAAGCAGAAGTAGCACCTGGAGGATACCAGAGGGTTCTAGGTCATACGATCCTTACTTGGCAGCTAAAGCCTCAATCTTCGGCAAAGCCATTTCCTAACTACATTCCCGCACCTGTCCGGCAAGATTACGAAGAAGCCTGTCTAATCTGCAGCCTGAGTCCTAAAGCATCGGCTACACTTGCACGCCGATGCTTGCAAGGAACCATTCGTGATTTCTGGGGCATTCAGAAACCTAGGCTCATCGATGAGATCAAGGACCTCGAAGGTAAGGTCGATTCGGAGACGTGGAAAGCAATTGATGCCGTAAGAAGCATAGGAAATATAGGCGCTCATATGGAGAAAGATATCAATCTCATCATTGACGTCGATCAGGATGAGGCTAAGCTTTTATTGAGCCTTATCGAGATACTTCTCCAAGAGTGGTACATTCGACGACACGAGCGAGAGAGCCACATGCAGAAAGTTATAGTTGTCGCCCAGTCCAAAATTATGCCGAAGGAAGAAGCAAAATCATAATTTGAGAATAGATCTACTTGGCGATACGCCCCCTCCCCCCACTCCACAACCAAGTGTATCGCAGATAGAGCGGTCCCGGATTTTGGAACAGATAGTCGTCGGCGACTTAGATTTCAAGGGCCAAGATAGCTCTTACGCCTCGCATAACTTTCACGCCTTTGCCGCAAAGTTCCCGCCCCAGCTCCCACGCCTATTCGTTGAAGGATTGACTGCTCCTGGTGAAGTTGTTCTTGACCCCATGATGGGTTCGGGAACGACTCTTTTAGAGACGTATTTACTCGACCGGCAGGCGGTCGGCTGCGATCTTGACCCGTTAGCCATTCGACAGAGCCAAGCGAAAGTCACGTGGATAGATCCGGCACTACTCACGCAGACAGCCGGTGATGTGCTTGTTTGCGCCAGCCGTTGGTTAGCCACAGTCAAAGACCCTGAACCCCTTTTACATGAATGGTACGAGCCGAAAGCCATCAAGTTCATTCAATACTGGTTTCTGCCAGAGACTCAGTTGCAATTGCTCGCTTTGGTTCGGGCGATCGAACAATTACCGGAAGGCCCTGTGCGAAACTTCATGGAGGTGGCTTTTTCCAGCATCATCGTCACGAAGTCTGGTGGAGTCTCCATGGCCCGCGATTTAGCCCATAGCCGGCCGCACCTCGTGGCCGACAAGACTCCACGAAATGCCCTACCGCAGTTCGAGGCGCGGGTGCGTAAGAACATCCGCAGCCTTGCCGCTCTGCCTCAGAAAGAGTATCGACCGATTATCCGAGTAGGGGACGCACGCCAACTGCCGCTCGACGACAATTCAGTCGATTTAGTGGTGACATCGCCGCCATACGCCAACGCCATCGATTACATGAGGGCTCATAAATTTTCCTTAATCTGGTTTGGCGACCGGATAGAAGACTTGGCCACGTTGCGCGCCAACTACATCGGAGCGGAGCGTACCAATAACACAGCAGAAGAACCGCTTCCCACACGTGCGGAGGGCATCATTATACGTCTCGCAGCCTTGGACGCTGCCAAGTCCCGCGTGCTGCGCAAATACTACAACGATATGCGGCGTGCCATTCGCCAGATATTCCGGGTGCTGAAACCAAATCGGGCGGTCATCATCGTTGTAGGAAGCTCTACGATGCGTGGTATAGATGTGGAAACCCATCAGTGCTTAGCCGACGAGGCGACCCGTGTAGGTTTTAACATGGTAAGCGTAGTGGAAAGAAAGTTGGACCGCGACAAACGGATGATGCCAGCACGTTTCGGAGCGAAAGGCAGTGGAATTGAAGAAAGAATGCATCACGAATACGTCATCACTGGCATGAAGCCGAGATGAAACGACAGTCGCCGAGCAAGGGGAGGTAAGGCATTCCCTCCCCCTACGGCAACGCCACCTGCCAGATGGGCGGTGGACCAGGCTGTTCGGCATACGCGGACCAGCCCCCGCCAAGGGCACGATACAATTGCACGACGGCAACCAGTTGGTCGCGCCGCGTTTGCGCCAAGGCATTTTCCGCCGGGAAGAGTTGTTGCTGCGACTCGATCACCTCGAAGTAGGTCGCAAAACCACCAGTGTAACGCAGCGTCGCCAACCGCACAGACTCTTGCAACGCGGCGACGGTGCGGGCTAGCTCTTTTTCCGTTTCCGCCAGTTTCTGCTGACTGATCAACGCATTCGAGACTTCGCGCAGTGCCGTCAGCACCGACTGTTCATACCGCAATTTCGTCTGTTCCCACTGGGCAACGGCAGCACGATAATTACTGGACAGCCGCCCGCCTTGGAGAATGGGGCCGGTAAGTTGCCCAGCCACCGCCCAAATGTTGCCACTGTTTTTCACCACGTTTTCGATATCGTCGCTGGCACCGCCGAAAAGGCTGGTCAAGCCGATGCGGGGGAAAAAATTCGCCTGTGCCACCCCGATCCGCTCGTTCGCGGCAATCAGCGTTTGTTCCGCTTGGCGAATGTCAGGCCGTCGTTCCAACAGTTGCGAGGGAAGACCAGGTGGGGTGTTGGGGGAAAACATCTGCTCTGTCAGCACCGCCCCACGGGCAATCGGCCCCGGCGGCCTGCCGAGCAGCACGCTGAGCTGATTTTCCTTGGCGACGATCAAGCGCTCCAAACTCGGAATGAGTGCTGCAGTCGAAGCCAGCGCGGCTTCGGCACGAGCGGTTTCCAGCTTCGAGGCCACCCCGACCTGCAAGCGGCGGGAAAACAGATCGAGCGTCTTCTGGAACGACTCGGTGGTGCGCCGCGCAATCTCAATTTCCAGGTCCAGCTCGCGCAGCTCGAAATAGGCCTGCGCCGCCTCGCTCACCAGCGACAAGATGACGCCACGGCGGAACTCTTCACTGGCGAGCAGTTCCGCCAACGCCGCGTCCGTGGCGTGGCGAATACGGCCCCACACGTCTAGCTCCCACGCCAGATTGAGAATGCCGCGAAAGGCATCGCTAGTCTGACCACGCGGGGTTTGCACGGAGAGCTGAGAAGTACTGCGCGACTGACCGATGCCGCCGTCATAACCGATTTGGGGAAACAGATCCGCTCGTGCTGCGCCGACCAACGCTCGCGCCTGCTCGACGCGCGCAGCCGCCACTCGTAAGTCGTAATTATTTTTGACCGCTTCGGCGATCAATCCTTGCAGCGCTTCATCGCGAAAGATCTCCCACCAGGGGAGATCAGCGAAGGACGTAGCTTCCAACGCCGTTGTCTGACTGCGATATTCTTCAGGAGCCGTTATCGCCGGTCGTAGATATTGTGGGCCAAAGGAGCAACCGGTACAGAATGCCATCGTCCCAGCCAAAACCACCGCCACTGTCTTCATCATCAGTCTGCTACTCCTTCAGCCATCGCCGCCTCGACCTTGTGTTCCACTGGGGTTCGCCAGTACGCGATCTTTTCGACGACCGCGAACAACACCGGCACCAAGAAAATGCCCAGGAGCGTCGCCACCAGCATCCCGCCAATCACCACCGTGCCGAGAATCTGCCGCGCGGCGGAACCGGCACCGCTGGCCGTCCACAACGGCACGCAACCCAAAATAAAGGCAAACGAGGTCATCAGAATGGGACGCAGCCGCAGCCGCGCTCCACTTAAAGCGGCTTCGCCAATCGATTTGCCGCGTTCGCGCTCCAGCTTGGCGAACTCCACGATGAGGATTGCATTCTTTGCGGCTAAGCCGATCAACATCACCATGCCAATCTGAGCATAGACGTTGTTCTCAAGCTGTCGCGACCATAAGGCGATGAAGGCCCCCAGAACCGCGAGCGGAGTACCAAGCAATACGCTGAACGGCAGCGACCAGCTTTCATACTGCGCCGCCAAGATCAAGAAGACGAAGAACAACGAGAGCGCGAAAACGCCGACAGCCCCGCCTTCGGCTCGTTTCTGTTGAAAGGACAGCGCATTCCAGGCGTACCCCATTTCCGACGGCATGACCTCACGGAACACTTCTTCCAGCGCGGTCATGGCTTGCCCGGAACTGTACCCGGGAGCGGCGGCACCGATAATCTCGGCGGCACGATAGAGATTGAAGTGAATCGTAAATTCTGGTCCCGCTATAGGCTCGGTCGACACTAGTGTCGAGAGCGGCACCATATCGCCATTGTTGTTGCGCACGAAAAAGTGGCCGATGTCCTCGGCGCGGAGGCGATACTCGGGATCGGCCTGGAGATAGACCTTCCACTGCCGCCCAAAGCGGTTGAAGTCGTTCACATAGAAGCCGCCCATCAAGGTTTGCAGCGCCGCGTAGACCTCGCGAATGTCTACGCCGAGCTTGAGCGCCTTGTCGCGATCCACACGGGCGAAGACTTGCGGCACTGCGGCGCTAAACAAACTATTCACACCGGCAAGCTCTGGGCGTTTGCGCGCAGCGTCGAGGAAACGATTCACATGTTCGGAAAGAAACTCGACCGAGCCGCCGCTGCGATCCTGTAGCATCATGCTGAAACCGCCGGCGCGCCCAAAGCCGGGAATGGCCGGCGGCAAGATGGCAAACGCGCGCCCTTCGGGCAGTTGGCTCAAGGCGCGGTTAATCGCCATTTGTATTCCCTTTACACTCGTTTCCGGGGTGGCACGGTTCTCCCAGCGGTCAAGGCGGACGAAGATGGTGGCGGAATACGTCGTCGTGGCGCCGGTCAGCAGATTAAAACCTGTCAACGCATTGAATCCGCGGATGCCAGGCATCTTGCGCAAGATTTCCGCGACTTTGGTCACCACGGCATCCGTACGCTGGAAGGAAGCCGCGTCGGGTAACTGGAGCGACACTACCATATAGCCGTTATCTTCATCGGGCAGAAATCCACCGGGAAGGACTTTTCCCAGCTGCCCGGCCACGCCGGTCACCACCACCAGAAACAGCAAGCTAAAGATTGTCCGCCGCACTAACAGCCTAGTGACGCGGATATAGCCGTTAGTCGCCCGTTCGAACCAGCGGTTAAACCCAGTGAAAAACCACCCTAGCGGTCCCCGCGCTCTAGTTGCGGGCCGGAGCAGTTTAGCGCTTAGGGCAGGGCTCAAGGTCAGCGCGTTAATGGCCGAGATGATCACCGAGATGGCAATGGTCAGTGCAAACTGTTGGTACAACCGTCCGGTAATGCCGCCCATGAACGCCACAGGAATGAACACCGCCGATAAGATCAGGGCAATGGCAATCACCGGGCCTGATACTTCCGCCATTGCTTTCAAGGTTGCCTCGCGCGGGCTGAGTCCGCGTTCGATGTTGTGCTGCACGGC
This DNA window, taken from Deltaproteobacteria bacterium, encodes the following:
- a CDS encoding DUF4145 domain-containing protein encodes the protein CGRSSPARPRTCWKRWSMPLPRSPGTTCGAGSVTAGIRSHSLENCYRASLHEAEVAPGGYQRVLGHTILTWQLKPQSSAKPFPNYIPAPVRQDYEEACLICSLSPKASATLARRCLQGTIRDFWGIQKPRLIDEIKDLEGKVDSETWKAIDAVRSIGNIGAHMEKDINLIIDVDQDEAKLLLSLIEILLQEWYIRRHERESHMQKVIVVAQSKIMPKEEAKS
- a CDS encoding efflux transporter outer membrane subunit, whose protein sequence is MMKTVAVVLAGTMAFCTGCSFGPQYLRPAITAPEEYRSQTTALEATSFADLPWWEIFRDEALQGLIAEAVKNNYDLRVAAARVEQARALVGAARADLFPQIGYDGGIGQSRSTSQLSVQTPRGQTSDAFRGILNLAWELDVWGRIRHATDAALAELLASEEFRRGVILSLVSEAAQAYFELRELDLEIEIARRTTESFQKTLDLFSRRLQVGVASKLETARAEAALASTAALIPSLERLIVAKENQLSVLLGRPPGPIARGAVLTEQMFSPNTPPGLPSQLLERRPDIRQAEQTLIAANERIGVAQANFFPRIGLTSLFGGASDDIENVVKNSGNIWAVAGQLTGPILQGGRLSSNYRAAVAQWEQTKLRYEQSVLTALREVSNALISQQKLAETEKELARTVAALQESVRLATLRYTGGFATYFEVIESQQQLFPAENALAQTRRDQLVAVVQLYRALGGGWSAYAEQPGPPPIWQVALP
- a CDS encoding multidrug efflux RND transporter permease subunit, producing the protein MAQFFVNRPIVAMVLSIVITLAGLVSLFRLPIAQLPEIVPPQIQVSTSYTGADAVTVEQAIATSIEQQVNGVDNMLYMKSTNANDGTMALSVDFEVGTNVDIDNVLVQNRVSQAIPFLPPEVKNFGVNVKKSLAFPLLIISVISPNGTYDFNFLGNYATININDALKRIPGVGDVQTRGAPDYAMRVWVKPDQIAKLGLTVTDLHNAIQKQNTVNPAGQVGAEPAPPGQEFTYAVRAQGRLVTAEEFGDIVVRLNSDGSTIRLRDIARIELGTQNYSQRGRLSGRPAAVITVNQLPGANALAVATEVRKTLEELKTRFPQDLEYEVSLDTTLPVTEGIKEISKTLFIAVALVTLVVYLFLQSWRATLIPLITVPVSLLGAFMAFPLLGFTINTLSLFGLVLAIGIVVDDAIVVVEAVQHNIERGLSPREATLKAMAEVSGPVIAIALILSAVFIPVAFMGGITGRLYQQFALTIAISVIISAINALTLSPALSAKLLRPATRARGPLGWFFTGFNRWFERATNGYIRVTRLLVRRTIFSLLFLVVVTGVAGQLGKVLPGGFLPDEDNGYMVVSLQLPDAASFQRTDAVVTKVAEILRKMPGIRGFNALTGFNLLTGATTTYSATIFVRLDRWENRATPETSVKGIQMAINRALSQLPEGRAFAILPPAIPGFGRAGGFSMMLQDRSGGSVEFLSEHVNRFLDAARKRPELAGVNSLFSAAVPQVFARVDRDKALKLGVDIREVYAALQTLMGGFYVNDFNRFGRQWKVYLQADPEYRLRAEDIGHFFVRNNNGDMVPLSTLVSTEPIAGPEFTIHFNLYRAAEIIGAAAPGYSSGQAMTALEEVFREVMPSEMGYAWNALSFQQKRAEGGAVGVFALSLFFVFLILAAQYESWSLPFSVLLGTPLAVLGAFIALWSRQLENNVYAQIGMVMLIGLAAKNAILIVEFAKLERERGKSIGEAALSGARLRLRPILMTSFAFILGCVPLWTASGAGSAARQILGTVVIGGMLVATLLGIFLVPVLFAVVEKIAYWRTPVEHKVEAAMAEGVAD